Genomic segment of Hyalangium ruber:
AGCTCTCCGGCGGGGTCGCGGCACGAGGCCGTCTGATCCACCTGCACGAACCCGCTCCAGGTGCGCTCGACGGTCGCGCCCGCGGGGATCTTCTGCACCCGGCGGATCGGCTCGGCATCCTGGCAGTTGCACGCGTCGTCACAGATGACGTCGCACGCCAGACACGGGCACGGCGGAGCCTCCACGAAGCTGAACCACGCATCGCCCACGTGGCGCTGGACGCGCAGCCCCAGCGTGTCGTCGGTGGCATCCACGAAGACAGCCTGGGAGGTCGTGTTGCGGATGCGGAGCGTGACGGGCGTGGGCAACGCGTCGGGGCCGCACTGGCATCCGGCGGCGACGAGACACAACAGAAGTGCGTGGAGGGGTCTCATGAACCGGCTCTGCGGCGCCGCCGTGAACCGGCCTTGTCGCGGCACCGTGGGCGCGGATGATGCCCGGCATGGGTGGAACCCGCAAACCGAACCGCGACTTTTGTGTCACACCGCCCTCGGATCCGAGTGTCCATGAACTTGCGGCGCCGGAGGGGCTTACGACATTCTCGGCGCCATGAAGCTTCGTGTCGGCCTGCTGATGGCGCTGGTGGTGGCGCTCGGCTGTGACAGCGTGAGCGGAGAGTCCGGGCGTGGCGAGGCCGTGCCCGTGGTGGCCCCGCCGCGGGTGTCGCCGGTGGAGCTGTTGCCGCCCACGGTGGACCGCTCTGTCACCCAGCGCGTCGAGGTGCGCGATCCGCCGGCGATCCCCGCGGTGCAGGTGGACGTGCAGCGCCAGTCGGACGGCATCGTCGACATCCTCTGGGTGGTGGACGACTCCGGCTCGATGGCCAACCAGCGGCAGACGCTCACTGACAACTTCGCGCGCTTCCTGGAGGAGCTGCTGGCGCTCCAGGTCCGCTTCCAGATCGGCGTCATCTCCACGAACTTCAATGATCGGGGAGTGCTGCGCGGCACCACGAAGATCATCACCAACGCGACGCCGAACCCGCGCGGCGTCTTCATCCAGAACACCACCTTCCCCACCGGCTCGCGCGCGCGGCTGGAGCTGGGGCTGCGGATGATGGAGCTGGCGCTGAGCGAGCCCAACCGCGGCGGTCCCAACGCGGGCTTCCTGCGACCCAACGCGGCGCTGGCGGTCATCGTCGTCACCGACGAGGACGACAACTCCTACGGCGAGCCGACCTACTACACGCGCTTCCTGCGCAGCCTGAAGGGGCCGGGCAACGAGAACCTGTCCTCGCTGTCGATCATCGGCGGCACCACGCCGGATGGCTGCTTCCCGCCGGGTGAGGAGAACTACTTCGGCGGCCGGGCCGATCCCGCCTTCCGCTACAGCGCCGTGGCCACGCGGACGGGCGGAATCATCGGCTCCATCTGCGATATCTCCTTCGAGAACACGCTGGTGAAGATCGCCGCGGCCCTCAACACCCTGCGCCGGGTGTTCCCGCTGTCACTGAAGCCGGATCCCGCCACCCTCACCGTGCGCGTCAACGGCACCCTGGTGCCCCGGGACGTGGTGAACGGGTGGCAGTACCGGGAGGAGACACAGAGCGTCACCTTCCTGGGCAACTACGTTCCTCCTCCGGGCGCGGTCCTGCGCTTCGAGTACGCCATCGCCCTTCCCTGAGGTCCCGTGAACCGCTCCCCTGCCCTCCTCCTGCTGACGCTCCTGGCCGTGCTGGGACTGTCGGCGTGCGCGCGGACGGCCCTCTCGCCCGAGTGCCCCGTGGGCTACACGGCCAACGGCGACACGTGCGAGTGCCTCACCGACCAGGCCTGTCCGGAAGGCATGGCCTGCGAGGTGGGCGTGTGCGTCTGCCGCGACAGCGCCTGCTGTCCCGAAGGCCACGAATACTCCGAGGGCAGCGAGTCCTGCGTCTGCCGGGATGACTCCTGCTGTCCGGTGGGCCACGTGTGGAACGGCCCGGAGAACCGCTGCGAGTGCGGCGAGCAGGACTGCTGCCCCGCGGGCTACACGTTCGACACCCAGGCGGGAGCGTGCCGCTGCAGCGCGGACAACTGCTGCCCGCAGGGCTTCAAGTTCGATCCGGAAGCCGAGCAGTGCGTGTGCGACTCGGACGAGTGCTGCCCGGTGGACCACCGGTTCGATCCCGAGCGCGGCGACTGTGTCTGCGCGAAGACCTCCTGCTGCCCGCCGGACCACACCTACAGCGCCAACGTGAAGGCGTGCGTGTGCAACGGAGATTCGTGCTGCCCGACGGGTTACCGCAAGGACGACGCCCGGGAGCGCTGCGTCTGCATCAGCGATGCGGCATGTGGGGCGGGCAGCTTCTGTGACGCCGTTTCGGGCGCCTGTCTGTGCCGGGACGACTCGGGCTGCAGGTCGGGCCAGTACTGCAACAGCTTTGGCTTCTGCCAGGCGCTCGGCAACTGCACGACGAACGCCGACTGCCCCGGCAACACCTTCTGCGACATCACCACGGACCGCTGCATTCCCAGCGGGCCCTGCACGATCGACGAGCACTGCGCCTTCGGGCAGTTCTGCGATCCGCTGATGGCGCGCTGCCGCCCGGGCTGCCGCCGCGATGGGGACTGCTCGGACAAGCAGGCCTGTGAAGGAGGCCAGTGCATCGACTTCTGCCGCGTCAACGCGAGCTGCGAGGTGAACCTGTTCTGCGCTCCGTCCTCCGGCGTGTGTGCCCCGCGCACGGGGCGCGCGGACTGCCTGGACTGCACGGCGAACTCCAGCGTCTGCGGCGGCAACGCCTCGTGCCTCACCTTCATCAGCGAGGGCCAGACCCGGAACTTCTGTGGAGTGCATTGCGCCGGCGACGCGGACTGTCCCTCGGGCTTCAGCTGTGGCGACGTCATCTACTCCTGCACCACGGGAGAAGGCGGCTCCTGCCCCCCGGACACCCAAGCGCCAGGGGAGACCTTCTCGTGCCGAGGCTTCCAGGTGGAGAACGAGACGGGCACCCGCTTCTACTGCTCGGATGCGCAGCGCCAGCCGCACGTCTACCTCCGAGCCTGTGCGCCGCAGTCGGGCTTCTGCCCTGCCACCGAGCTGCCCTGAGCCCCGAAGCTGGGAGCGGCACGCACCATCCCGCCGCTCCTGCCCTCCGACTCAGCGAGGCCGCAGATCCGCGGGCATGTGCTCGAGCACCTCATCGGCGCGAGGCAGTCCCGCCACCGCGCCGAGCCGCTCCACGACACGCGAGCCCACCACGCACGAGAAGGTGGCCAGCTCCTCCAGGGACTCCCGCGTCGCCGCGCGCAGCGCCTGAGCGTCCGCGTAGCGCCGCGTGAGCCCGTACAGGAAGCTCGCGACGAAACCGTCCCCAGCGCCCGTGGTGTCCAACACGCGAACCTGAGGTGCCGGCACGCGCACCTCCTCGCCGTGCCAGAGCAAGGCCGCGCCCTTCTCTCCGAGCGTCACCACCGGCAGCAACACACCGAGATCGCGCAGGTACTCCAGGGCCCCACGCACATCCGTCGTGCCGGTGACGAAGGGCATCTCCTCCTCGGACAGCTTCACCACAGAGCACAGCGGCAGCAGCCGCTCGAGGATGCCCTTGGGCTCGCTCCGGTCCGCCCAGGCGTGGAGTCGCAGATTGGGATCGCAGCTGACGATGCCGCCCGCCTCACGCACCTGCTCCGCCGCCCGCTGCACCGCCACGCGCGCCTCGGGCAGGTGCAGCGAATTGGAGCCCCAGTGCAGCACTCGCGTCCGCGCGAGGAAGGCCGCGTCCACATCCCGCTCACCGAGCAGGAACTCCGCCGAGCGCGTCCGAAAGT
This window contains:
- a CDS encoding vWA domain-containing protein yields the protein MKLRVGLLMALVVALGCDSVSGESGRGEAVPVVAPPRVSPVELLPPTVDRSVTQRVEVRDPPAIPAVQVDVQRQSDGIVDILWVVDDSGSMANQRQTLTDNFARFLEELLALQVRFQIGVISTNFNDRGVLRGTTKIITNATPNPRGVFIQNTTFPTGSRARLELGLRMMELALSEPNRGGPNAGFLRPNAALAVIVVTDEDDNSYGEPTYYTRFLRSLKGPGNENLSSLSIIGGTTPDGCFPPGEENYFGGRADPAFRYSAVATRTGGIIGSICDISFENTLVKIAAALNTLRRVFPLSLKPDPATLTVRVNGTLVPRDVVNGWQYREETQSVTFLGNYVPPPGAVLRFEYAIALP
- a CDS encoding carbohydrate kinase family protein, whose protein sequence is MADAAPVLDMVCMGETLVDFLPTEAGRRVREVSAWAPAIGGSLANVSVGVARLGARSGLVTVVGEDEFGHFLRERLAAEGVDVSHLRQVSEARTGLVFISLDARGERSFTYFRTRSAEFLLGERDVDAAFLARTRVLHWGSNSLHLPEARVAVQRAAEQVREAGGIVSCDPNLRLHAWADRSEPKGILERLLPLCSVVKLSEEEMPFVTGTTDVRGALEYLRDLGVLLPVVTLGEKGAALLWHGEEVRVPAPQVRVLDTTGAGDGFVASFLYGLTRRYADAQALRAATRESLEELATFSCVVGSRVVERLGAVAGLPRADEVLEHMPADLRPR